In Hydractinia symbiolongicarpus strain clone_291-10 chromosome 4, HSymV2.1, whole genome shotgun sequence, the following proteins share a genomic window:
- the LOC130642226 gene encoding uncharacterized protein LOC130642226 produces MSLVHIVLTKTWYLFDGNFFTQTDGVAMRGPTSSVVAEIYMQAHETTALTTADHAPRVWKRFVDDVFLIIKRAHLDVFHEHINNLHPNIQFTIEHEKNGKLPFLDILVSRNGGNLSVSVYHKPTHTDQYLNYTSNHQMSCKESVVSSLLDRAVNVVSGENNRKKDLSHINNALLANGYSRQTIREKS; encoded by the coding sequence ATGTCGTTGGTCCACATTGTACTTACAAAAACATGGTATTTATTTGACGGTAACTTCTTTACGCAAACTGACGGTGTGGCTATGCGTGGCCCAACATCCTCTGTGGTAGCTGAAATATATATGCAGGCTCATGAGACTACAGCTTTAACAACTGCAGATCACGCTCCAAgagtttggaaaagatttgtggatgacgtctttttaataataaaaagagcACATCTAGACGTATTTCATGAACATATCAATAATTTGCACCCGAATATTCAATTTACAATTGAACATGAGAAGAACGGTAAGCTTCCTTTCTTAGACATTCTAGTGTCTCGCAACGGTGGTAACTTATCAGTATCAGTATACCACAAACCAACTCATACTGATCAATATCTCAACTACACATCTAATCACCAAATGTCCTGCAAAGAAAGTGTAGTGTCCTCATTACTGGACAGAGCAGTCAATGTAGTCAGTGGAGAGAATAACCGAAAAAAAGATTTATCTCATATAAACAACGCCTTACTTGCAAATGGGTACTCGAGACAGACCATTAGAGAAAAATCATGA